A region of Streptomyces paludis DNA encodes the following proteins:
- a CDS encoding potassium channel family protein: MRVAIAGAGAVGRSIAGELLENGHEILLIDKAPSAISVERVPLAEWLLADACEITSLDEAALQRCNVVIAATGDDKVNLVVSLLAKTEYGVPRVVARVNNPKNEWLFNESWGVDVAVSTPRLMSALVEEAVSVGDLVRLLRFSHGDANLVELTLPPESAVTGTQVGDVSWPEDTSLVTIIRGTRVLTPHPEETLEAGDELLFVAAQAREEQLEDLLSVRHPETP; the protein is encoded by the coding sequence ATGCGCGTCGCGATTGCCGGAGCCGGCGCGGTGGGCCGTTCCATCGCGGGTGAGCTGCTGGAGAACGGGCACGAGATCCTCTTGATCGACAAGGCGCCGAGCGCCATCTCGGTCGAGCGGGTGCCGCTCGCGGAGTGGCTGCTCGCCGACGCCTGCGAGATCACGTCGCTGGACGAGGCGGCGCTCCAGCGCTGCAATGTCGTGATCGCCGCGACGGGCGACGACAAGGTCAATCTGGTCGTCTCGCTGCTCGCGAAGACGGAGTACGGCGTGCCGCGCGTGGTCGCCCGGGTCAACAACCCCAAGAACGAGTGGCTGTTCAACGAGTCATGGGGCGTCGATGTCGCGGTCTCCACACCGCGGCTGATGTCGGCGCTGGTCGAGGAGGCGGTGAGCGTCGGTGATCTCGTACGGCTGCTGCGCTTCAGCCACGGCGACGCCAACCTGGTGGAGCTGACGCTGCCTCCGGAGTCGGCCGTGACCGGTACTCAGGTCGGTGATGTGTCCTGGCCGGAGGACACGTCCCTGGTCACCATCATCCGGGGGACGCGGGTGCTGACGCCGCATCCGGAGGAGACCCTGGAGGCGGGCGACGAGCTGCTCTTCGTGGCGGCGCAGGCGCGCGAGGAGCAGTTGGAGGACCTGCTGTCGGTCCGGCACCCCGAGACCCCCTGA
- a CDS encoding DUF3159 domain-containing protein, with the protein MTSPDEPAASTDSTAPRTPGAPTSESDVKAVTEAALFEAFGGVRGMVETVLPGLLFVTIFTVNKDLHTSAIAALAVSLLLVVVRLIRRDTVKHAFSGVFGVAFGVVFAMMTGNAKDFYLPGMLYTLGLALAYIITTLAGVPLIGLILGPVFKENLSWRTRNPGRKKAYAKASWAWGLILLAKCAILFPLYWWADTAQFGWVLIALKIPPFLLAVYLTWVFLAKAPPPIDVFAEMEAEERAEEQAEKDRLAAAAATAGTGTDPGTGTGNGTGERARHRR; encoded by the coding sequence GTGACGTCACCCGACGAGCCCGCCGCCTCAACAGATTCCACCGCCCCCCGTACCCCGGGCGCGCCGACCTCGGAGAGTGACGTGAAAGCCGTCACCGAGGCGGCGCTCTTCGAGGCGTTCGGCGGTGTGCGCGGCATGGTGGAGACAGTCCTGCCGGGGCTGCTCTTCGTCACGATCTTCACGGTCAACAAGGACCTGCACACCTCGGCGATCGCCGCCCTGGCCGTCTCGCTGCTGCTGGTCGTGGTGCGGCTGATCCGCCGCGACACCGTCAAGCACGCGTTCAGCGGGGTCTTCGGCGTCGCCTTCGGTGTCGTCTTCGCGATGATGACCGGCAACGCCAAGGACTTCTACCTCCCGGGCATGCTCTACACGCTGGGGCTGGCGCTCGCCTACATCATCACCACCCTGGCGGGCGTGCCGCTGATCGGGCTGATCCTCGGCCCGGTCTTCAAGGAGAACCTCTCCTGGCGCACCCGTAACCCGGGCCGCAAGAAGGCGTACGCCAAGGCCAGTTGGGCCTGGGGGCTGATCCTGCTCGCCAAGTGCGCGATCCTCTTCCCGCTGTACTGGTGGGCGGACACCGCGCAGTTCGGCTGGGTGCTGATCGCGCTGAAGATCCCACCCTTCCTGCTCGCGGTCTATCTGACCTGGGTCTTCCTGGCGAAGGCGCCCCCGCCGATCGATGTCTTCGCGGAGATGGAGGCGGAGGAGCGGGCCGAGGAGCAGGCCGAGAAGGACCGCCTGGCGGCGGCAGCCGCGACGGCCGGGACGGGGACGGATCCCGGCACCGGCACCGGCAACGGGACCGGGGAGCGCGCGCGGCACCGGCGTTAG
- a CDS encoding OB-fold nucleic acid binding domain-containing protein: MLDRLSSSQEDLESEELREDAQASGCTRISECDDRQIVRVAGTLRTVTLRPRAGVPALEAELFDGTAPLDVVWLGRRSIVGIEPGRKLIASGRISLSHGRRVLFNPKYELRPLGQE, translated from the coding sequence ATGCTCGACCGGCTGTCCAGCTCCCAGGAGGATCTGGAGTCGGAGGAGCTGCGGGAGGACGCCCAGGCGTCGGGCTGCACCCGTATCTCGGAGTGCGACGACCGCCAGATAGTCCGGGTGGCTGGTACGTTGCGGACGGTCACCCTGCGTCCACGGGCCGGAGTGCCCGCGCTGGAGGCGGAGCTGTTCGACGGCACCGCGCCGCTGGACGTGGTGTGGCTGGGCCGGCGCTCCATCGTGGGCATAGAGCCGGGCCGCAAGCTGATCGCCTCCGGCCGGATCTCCCTGAGCCACGGCCGGCGGGTGCTGTTCAATCCCAAATACGAACTCCGACCGCTCGGACAGGAGTAG
- a CDS encoding response regulator, which produces MTRVLVVDDEPQIVRALVINLRARKYEVEAASDGASALELAATRHPDVVVLDLGLPDMDGVEVIKGLRGWTRVPILVLSARHTSDEKVEALDAGADDYVTKPFGMDELLARLRAAVRRAEPVGGDGDESAALVETEGFTVDLAAKKVHRAGRDVRLTPTEWHLLEVLVRNTGRLVSQKQLLQEVWGPSYGTETNYLRVYMAQLRRKLETDPSHPRHFVTEPGMGYRFER; this is translated from the coding sequence ATGACCCGGGTGCTCGTGGTCGACGACGAGCCACAGATCGTACGCGCCCTCGTGATCAACCTGCGGGCGCGGAAGTACGAGGTGGAGGCGGCCTCCGACGGGGCGAGCGCGCTGGAGCTGGCGGCCACCCGCCACCCCGATGTCGTCGTCCTCGACCTCGGCCTGCCGGACATGGACGGCGTCGAGGTCATCAAGGGCCTGCGCGGCTGGACCCGGGTCCCCATCCTGGTGCTCTCCGCCCGGCACACCTCGGACGAGAAGGTCGAGGCGCTGGACGCGGGCGCCGACGACTACGTCACCAAGCCGTTCGGCATGGACGAGCTGCTGGCCAGGCTGCGCGCGGCGGTCCGGCGGGCCGAGCCGGTCGGCGGGGACGGCGACGAGAGCGCGGCGCTGGTCGAGACCGAGGGGTTCACCGTCGATCTCGCCGCCAAGAAGGTCCACCGCGCGGGCCGGGACGTACGCCTCACCCCCACCGAGTGGCACCTGCTGGAGGTGCTCGTACGGAACACCGGGCGCCTGGTCAGTCAGAAACAGCTCCTCCAGGAGGTCTGGGGGCCCTCGTACGGCACCGAGACCAACTATCTGCGGGTCTACATGGCACAGCTCAGGCGGAAGCTGGAGACGGATCCCTCGCACCCCCGCCACTTCGTCACCGAACCGGGGATGGGATACCGCTTCGAGCGCTGA
- the kdpA gene encoding potassium-transporting ATPase subunit KdpA yields the protein MGPVLSGVLQLLALTVALGLAYRPLGDHLAGVYASPRHLRAEKWIYRAIGARPETEMRWPAYLRALLGFSLVSVLFLYALQRAQGVLPGSLGFAPIPPGQAFNTAASFVSNTNWQSYAGEQAMGPLLQTGGLAVQNFLSAAVGMAVAVALVRGFARSRTGELGNFWADLVRGTVRVLLPLSVVGALVLVACGVIQNFAGVHEVGQFTGGFQQWSGGAVASQEAIKELGTNGGGYYNANSAHPFENPGPLSNLFEVFLILLVPTALTRTFGRMVGSVRQGYALLAAMAAIWLGFTALMTWAEFHHGGPAFDVAGGAMEGKETRFGIAGSTLFDAASTLTSTGAVNSALSSYTGLGGGIALLGIQLGEIAPGGVGSGLYGMLIMAVVAVFLAGLMVGRTPEYLGKKIGTREIKLAACYLLVTPALVLGFTAVALALPTPDHSLANPGPHGFTEILYAYSSGANNNGSAFAGLDANTPWFNTTLGLVMLLGRFVPMVFVLALAGSLAGQRPVPESAGTLRTHQPLFAGVLIATVLIVSGLTYFPALALGPLAEGLAS from the coding sequence ATGGGCCCCGTCCTCTCGGGCGTGCTCCAGCTGCTCGCGCTGACCGTCGCGCTGGGCCTGGCGTACCGTCCGCTCGGCGACCACCTGGCCGGTGTCTACGCCTCGCCCCGGCATCTCCGGGCGGAGAAGTGGATCTACCGGGCCATCGGCGCCCGCCCCGAGACCGAGATGCGCTGGCCCGCGTACCTCCGCGCGCTGCTCGGCTTCTCGCTGGTGAGCGTCCTCTTCCTGTACGCGCTCCAGCGGGCGCAGGGCGTGCTGCCCGGCTCGCTCGGCTTCGCCCCGATCCCGCCGGGCCAGGCGTTCAACACGGCCGCCTCCTTCGTCTCCAACACCAACTGGCAGTCGTACGCGGGCGAGCAGGCCATGGGGCCGCTCCTCCAGACCGGCGGGCTCGCCGTGCAGAACTTCCTCTCGGCCGCCGTCGGGATGGCCGTCGCCGTGGCCCTCGTACGGGGCTTCGCCCGGTCCCGTACCGGCGAACTGGGCAACTTCTGGGCGGATCTGGTGCGCGGCACGGTCCGGGTCCTGCTGCCGCTCTCCGTCGTCGGCGCGCTCGTCCTCGTCGCGTGCGGCGTCATCCAGAACTTCGCCGGCGTCCATGAGGTCGGGCAGTTCACGGGCGGCTTCCAGCAGTGGAGCGGCGGCGCCGTCGCCTCGCAGGAGGCCATCAAGGAGCTGGGCACCAACGGCGGCGGCTACTACAACGCCAACTCCGCCCACCCCTTCGAGAACCCCGGCCCGCTCTCGAACCTCTTCGAGGTCTTCCTCATCCTGCTCGTCCCGACCGCGCTGACCCGCACCTTCGGCAGGATGGTGGGCAGCGTCCGGCAGGGGTACGCGCTCCTCGCCGCGATGGCGGCCATCTGGCTCGGCTTCACCGCGCTGATGACGTGGGCGGAGTTCCACCACGGCGGTCCGGCGTTCGACGTCGCGGGCGGGGCCATGGAGGGCAAGGAGACCCGCTTCGGGATCGCCGGCTCGACGCTCTTCGACGCCGCCTCCACCCTGACCTCGACCGGCGCGGTCAACTCCGCGCTCTCCTCGTACACCGGGCTGGGCGGCGGGATCGCGCTGCTGGGCATCCAGCTCGGCGAGATCGCGCCCGGCGGGGTCGGCTCCGGGCTCTACGGCATGCTGATCATGGCGGTCGTCGCGGTCTTCCTCGCCGGGCTGATGGTCGGCCGTACACCCGAGTACCTGGGCAAGAAGATCGGCACCCGCGAGATCAAGCTCGCCGCGTGCTACCTGCTCGTCACCCCGGCGCTGGTGCTCGGCTTCACCGCCGTGGCCCTGGCACTGCCCACACCGGACCACTCCCTCGCCAACCCGGGGCCGCACGGTTTCACCGAGATCCTGTATGCGTACTCCTCGGGCGCCAACAACAACGGCTCCGCCTTCGCGGGCCTCGACGCGAACACCCCGTGGTTCAACACCACCCTCGGTCTGGTCATGCTGCTGGGCCGCTTCGTCCCCATGGTGTTCGTCCTCGCGCTGGCCGGCTCGCTGGCCGGGCAGCGGCCCGTACCGGAGAGCGCGGGGACGCTCCGTACCCACCAACCGCTCTTCGCCGGAGTGCTGATCGCGACCGTCCTGATCGTCTCCGGACTCACCTACTTCCCGGCCCTGGCGCTGGGCCCACTGGCCGAGGGGCTGGCGTCATGA
- the kdpB gene encoding potassium-transporting ATPase subunit KdpB, whose translation MTTRTGKSGGTARTAKAGGRTGGGLFTPAQLVAALPDALRKLDPRVMIKAPVMFVVLVGSVLSTVFAALDPGDWFGWAVAGWLWLTTVFANLAEAVAEGRGKAQADTLRRTRTGTVARRITGGTEEPVPGTELRVGDLVVCEAGDIIPGDGDVAEGVASVDESAITGESAPVVRESGGDRSAVTGGTKVLSDRIVVRITTRPGETFIDRMIALVEGAARQKTPNEIALNILLASLTVIFLLAVVTLQPFAGYAGRPQTVIVLIALLVCLIPTTIGALLSAIGIAGMDRLVQRNVLAMSGRAVEAAGDVSTLLLDKTGTITLGNRQAAEFLPVGGVTEAELADAAQLSSLADETPEGRSVVVLAKERYGLRERHRGELAAADWVAFTAQTRMSGVDIAEEGARRRIRKGAAGSVAAWVAERGGGTSPDAGRLTDAIAQAGGTPLLVAVEDDRGARVLGVVHLKDVVKDGMRERFDELRRMGIRTVMITGDNPLTAKAIAEEAGVDDFLAEATPEDKMALIRGEQAGGKLVAMTGDGTNDAPALAQADVGVAMNTGTSAAKEAGNMVDLDSDPTKLIEIVGIGKQLLITRGALTTFSVANDVAKYFAIIPAMFAVVYPGLDRLNIMRLSSPESAILSAVVFNALIIVALVPLALRGVRYRPMSADRMLRRNLGVYGLGGLIAPFLGIKLIDLLLSLIPGIG comes from the coding sequence ATGACGACACGGACCGGGAAATCCGGCGGAACTGCACGGACCGCGAAAGCCGGCGGACGGACCGGCGGGGGACTCTTCACCCCCGCGCAGCTGGTCGCGGCCCTCCCCGACGCCCTGCGGAAGCTCGACCCCCGGGTGATGATCAAGGCGCCCGTGATGTTCGTGGTCCTCGTCGGATCCGTCCTCAGCACGGTCTTCGCCGCACTCGATCCCGGCGACTGGTTCGGCTGGGCCGTCGCCGGATGGCTCTGGCTCACCACCGTCTTCGCCAACCTCGCCGAGGCGGTCGCCGAGGGCCGGGGCAAGGCGCAGGCCGACACCCTGCGCCGGACCAGGACCGGTACGGTCGCGCGCCGGATCACCGGCGGGACCGAGGAGCCGGTCCCCGGTACGGAGCTGCGCGTGGGCGACCTGGTCGTCTGCGAGGCGGGCGACATCATCCCCGGCGACGGAGATGTGGCCGAGGGCGTGGCCTCCGTCGACGAATCGGCCATCACCGGCGAATCGGCGCCCGTCGTCCGGGAGTCGGGCGGCGACCGCTCGGCCGTCACCGGCGGTACGAAGGTCCTCTCCGACCGGATCGTCGTCAGGATCACCACCCGCCCCGGCGAGACCTTCATCGACCGTATGATCGCGCTGGTCGAGGGCGCGGCCCGGCAGAAGACGCCCAACGAGATCGCGCTCAACATCCTGCTCGCGTCCCTCACCGTCATCTTCCTGCTCGCCGTGGTCACCCTCCAGCCGTTCGCCGGGTACGCGGGCCGCCCGCAGACGGTGATCGTGCTGATCGCCCTGCTGGTCTGTCTGATCCCGACCACCATCGGCGCCCTGCTCTCCGCGATCGGCATCGCCGGTATGGACCGGCTGGTCCAGCGCAATGTCCTCGCCATGTCGGGGCGCGCCGTCGAGGCCGCGGGCGATGTGTCGACCCTGCTGCTCGACAAGACCGGCACCATCACCCTCGGCAACCGGCAGGCCGCCGAGTTCCTCCCGGTCGGGGGCGTGACCGAGGCCGAACTGGCCGACGCGGCCCAGCTCTCCTCGCTCGCCGACGAGACCCCCGAGGGCCGCTCCGTCGTCGTCCTCGCCAAGGAGCGGTACGGACTGCGCGAGCGCCACCGGGGCGAGCTGGCCGCGGCCGACTGGGTCGCCTTCACCGCGCAGACCCGGATGTCGGGCGTCGACATCGCGGAGGAGGGCGCCCGCCGCCGGATCCGCAAGGGCGCGGCCGGTTCGGTCGCCGCCTGGGTGGCCGAGCGCGGCGGGGGGACCTCCCCGGACGCCGGCCGGCTCACCGACGCCATCGCGCAGGCGGGCGGCACCCCTCTGCTGGTCGCCGTCGAGGACGACCGGGGCGCCCGGGTGCTGGGCGTCGTCCACCTCAAGGACGTGGTCAAGGACGGTATGCGGGAGCGGTTCGACGAGCTGCGCCGGATGGGCATCAGGACCGTCATGATCACCGGCGACAACCCGCTGACCGCCAAGGCGATCGCGGAGGAGGCCGGTGTGGACGACTTCCTCGCCGAGGCCACCCCCGAGGACAAGATGGCCCTGATCAGGGGCGAACAGGCGGGCGGCAAGCTGGTCGCGATGACCGGCGACGGGACGAACGACGCCCCGGCGCTGGCCCAGGCGGACGTCGGGGTGGCCATGAACACCGGCACCTCGGCGGCCAAGGAGGCCGGGAACATGGTCGACCTGGACTCCGACCCGACCAAGCTCATCGAGATCGTCGGCATCGGCAAGCAACTGCTCATCACCAGGGGTGCGCTGACGACCTTCTCCGTCGCGAACGATGTCGCGAAGTACTTCGCGATCATCCCCGCCATGTTCGCCGTCGTGTACCCGGGTCTCGACCGGCTCAACATCATGCGGCTCTCCTCGCCGGAGTCCGCGATCCTCTCCGCGGTCGTCTTCAACGCGCTGATCATCGTGGCGCTCGTCCCCCTCGCCCTGCGCGGGGTGCGCTACCGGCCGATGAGCGCCGACCGGATGCTCCGGCGGAATCTCGGGGTGTACGGCCTCGGCGGTCTGATCGCCCCCTTCCTCGGCATCAAGCTCATCGATCTGCTCCTCTCCCTCATCCCCGGCATCGGGTGA
- a CDS encoding potassium channel family protein: MHIVIMGCGRVGAALAQNLEQQGHTVAVIDQDPTAFRRLGSGFGGRRVSGVGFDQDTLREAGIEDAGAFAAVSSGDNSNIIAARVAREMFGIENVAARIYDPKRAEVYQRLGIPTVATVRWTADQMMRRLLPSGAEPLWRDPSGGVQLAEVHTSESWIGHKISRLQEETGVRVAFLTRLGEAMLPTSQTVLQEGDLVHVMMRTDDIGKVEAAFAEGPDGGGN; this comes from the coding sequence GTGCACATCGTCATCATGGGCTGCGGCCGGGTCGGTGCCGCGCTCGCGCAGAACCTGGAACAACAGGGACACACCGTCGCCGTCATCGACCAGGACCCCACCGCGTTCCGCCGGCTCGGCTCGGGGTTCGGCGGTCGCCGGGTCAGCGGGGTCGGCTTCGACCAGGACACCCTGCGCGAGGCGGGGATCGAGGACGCCGGCGCGTTCGCCGCGGTGAGCAGCGGCGACAACTCGAACATCATCGCCGCCAGGGTGGCCCGCGAGATGTTCGGCATAGAGAACGTCGCGGCGCGGATCTACGACCCGAAGCGCGCCGAGGTCTATCAGCGCCTCGGCATCCCGACCGTGGCCACGGTCCGCTGGACCGCCGACCAGATGATGCGCCGGCTGCTGCCGTCCGGCGCCGAGCCGCTGTGGCGCGACCCCAGCGGCGGGGTGCAGCTCGCCGAGGTGCACACGTCGGAGAGCTGGATCGGCCACAAGATCAGCAGGCTCCAGGAGGAGACCGGCGTCCGTGTCGCGTTTCTCACCCGGCTGGGCGAGGCGATGCTGCCGACCTCCCAGACGGTCCTTCAGGAGGGCGATCTCGTCCACGTGATGATGCGTACGGACGACATCGGGAAGGTCGAGGCGGCCTTCGCCGAGGGCCCGGACGGAGGCGGGAACTGA
- a CDS encoding sensor histidine kinase: MGRGKLRIYLGAAPGVGKTYAMLSEAHRRLERGTDCVVGFVEHHDRPRTETMLHGLEQIPRRELEYRGARLTEMDVDAVLERRPAVALVDELAHTNVPGSRNAKRWQDVEELLKAGIEVVSTVNIQHLESLGDVVESITGVRQRETVPDEMVRRADQIELVDMSPQALRRRMAHGNVYKPDKVDAALSHYFRPGNLTALRELALLWVADRVDEYLQQYRGEHNIRTTWQARERIVVGLTGGPEGRTLIRRAARMAAKGSGSEILAVYIARSDGLTAASPKEIAVQRKLVEDLGGTFHHVIGDDIPSALLEFARGVNATQIVLGSSRRKTWQYIFGPGVGVTVARESGPDLDVHIVTHEEAAKGRGLPVARGVRLGRSRIISGWLAGVVAPVLLSLVLAELHNTLGLANDVLLFLFLTVLAALLGGLRPALASAAVGSLLLNFYFTPPTHTLTVQDPRNLVAIVIFFAVAVSVASVVDLAARRTHQASRLRAESEILSFLAGSVLRGETALDALLERVRETFAMESVALLERVSEVDPWTCAGSVGPQPVDRPEAADVDMPVGDHMALALSGRVLPAEDRRVLAAFAAQAAVVLDRQRLVGEAEQARALAEGNRIRTALLAAVSHDLRTPLAGIKAAVTSLRSDDVEWSEEDRAELLEGIEHGADRLDHLVGNLLDMSRLQTGTVAPLMREIDLDEVVPMALGGVPEQSVELDIPESLPMVAVDPGLLERAVANIVENAVKYSPGGRPVTVAASALGARVEVRVVDRGPGVPDEAKDRIFEPFQRHGDAPRGAGVGLGLAVARGFVDAMGGTLAAEDTPGGGLTMVLNLRAASGRAPAGAGTGPGPESSARVSP; this comes from the coding sequence ATGGGACGCGGCAAGCTTCGGATCTACCTGGGCGCGGCACCGGGCGTCGGCAAGACCTACGCCATGCTCTCGGAGGCGCACCGCCGCCTGGAGCGCGGCACGGACTGCGTCGTCGGCTTCGTCGAGCACCACGACCGGCCCCGTACGGAGACGATGCTGCACGGCCTGGAGCAGATCCCCCGGCGCGAGCTGGAGTACCGGGGGGCCCGCCTCACCGAGATGGACGTCGACGCCGTACTGGAACGCCGCCCCGCCGTCGCCCTGGTGGACGAGCTGGCCCACACCAACGTGCCGGGCTCCCGCAACGCCAAGCGCTGGCAGGACGTGGAGGAGCTGCTCAAGGCCGGTATCGAGGTCGTCTCCACCGTCAACATCCAGCACCTGGAGTCACTCGGCGATGTCGTCGAGTCGATAACGGGCGTACGGCAGCGGGAGACCGTCCCCGACGAGATGGTCCGGCGCGCCGACCAGATCGAGCTGGTCGACATGTCGCCCCAGGCGCTGCGCCGCCGGATGGCGCACGGCAACGTCTACAAGCCCGACAAGGTCGACGCCGCGCTCTCGCACTACTTCCGCCCCGGCAACCTGACCGCGCTGCGCGAGCTGGCGCTGCTCTGGGTCGCGGACCGGGTGGACGAGTACCTCCAGCAGTACCGCGGCGAGCACAACATCCGCACCACCTGGCAGGCCCGGGAGCGGATAGTCGTCGGCCTCACCGGCGGCCCCGAGGGGCGTACGCTCATCCGCCGCGCCGCCAGGATGGCCGCCAAGGGCTCCGGCAGCGAGATCCTCGCCGTCTACATAGCCAGGAGCGACGGTCTCACGGCCGCCTCGCCCAAGGAGATCGCGGTCCAGCGGAAGCTGGTCGAGGACCTGGGCGGCACCTTCCACCATGTCATCGGCGACGACATCCCGTCCGCGCTGCTGGAGTTCGCGCGCGGGGTCAACGCCACCCAGATCGTGCTGGGTTCCAGCCGGCGCAAGACCTGGCAGTACATCTTCGGCCCCGGCGTCGGCGTCACCGTCGCCCGAGAGTCGGGGCCCGACCTCGACGTCCACATCGTCACCCACGAGGAGGCCGCCAAGGGGCGCGGGCTGCCGGTGGCGCGCGGGGTCAGGCTGGGCCGCTCGCGGATCATCTCGGGGTGGCTGGCGGGGGTCGTCGCGCCCGTACTGCTGTCGCTGGTGCTGGCGGAGCTGCACAACACCCTGGGGCTGGCCAACGACGTCCTGCTCTTCCTCTTCCTGACCGTGCTCGCCGCGCTGCTCGGCGGGCTGCGGCCGGCGCTGGCCTCGGCCGCCGTCGGCTCGCTGCTGCTCAACTTCTACTTCACCCCGCCGACGCACACCCTGACCGTCCAGGACCCCAGGAACCTGGTCGCCATCGTCATCTTCTTCGCGGTGGCCGTCTCCGTGGCGTCCGTGGTCGATCTGGCGGCCCGCCGTACCCACCAGGCGTCCCGGCTGCGCGCCGAGTCCGAGATCCTCTCCTTCCTGGCGGGCAGCGTGCTGCGCGGCGAGACCGCGCTGGACGCGCTGCTGGAGCGGGTGCGGGAGACCTTCGCGATGGAGTCGGTGGCGCTGCTGGAGCGGGTGAGCGAGGTCGACCCGTGGACCTGCGCGGGCAGTGTCGGGCCGCAGCCCGTCGACCGGCCCGAGGCCGCCGACGTGGACATGCCGGTCGGGGACCACATGGCGCTGGCGCTCTCCGGCCGGGTGCTGCCCGCCGAGGACCGCCGGGTGCTCGCCGCCTTCGCCGCCCAGGCCGCCGTCGTCCTCGACCGGCAGCGGCTGGTCGGCGAGGCGGAGCAGGCCAGGGCGCTCGCCGAGGGCAACCGCATCCGTACCGCCCTGCTCGCGGCCGTCAGCCACGATCTGCGGACCCCGCTGGCCGGCATCAAGGCCGCGGTCACCTCGCTCCGCTCCGACGACGTCGAGTGGTCCGAGGAGGACCGGGCCGAGCTGCTCGAAGGCATCGAGCACGGCGCCGACCGCCTCGACCACCTGGTGGGCAATCTGCTCGACATGTCCCGGCTCCAGACCGGCACCGTCGCCCCGCTGATGCGCGAGATCGACCTCGACGAGGTGGTGCCGATGGCGCTCGGCGGCGTACCGGAGCAGAGCGTGGAGCTGGACATCCCCGAGTCGCTGCCCATGGTGGCGGTCGACCCGGGGCTGCTGGAGCGCGCGGTCGCCAACATCGTCGAGAACGCCGTCAAGTACAGCCCCGGCGGCCGGCCCGTCACCGTCGCCGCGAGCGCGCTCGGCGCCCGGGTGGAGGTACGGGTCGTGGACCGCGGCCCCGGCGTGCCCGACGAGGCCAAGGACCGGATCTTTGAACCGTTCCAGCGCCACGGAGACGCGCCGCGCGGCGCGGGCGTCGGCCTCGGGCTCGCGGTCGCGCGCGGCTTCGTGGACGCGATGGGCGGCACGCTCGCCGCCGAGGACACCCCCGGCGGCGGGCTGACCATGGTGCTCAACCTCCGGGCGGCCTCAGGACGCGCGCCGGCCGGTGCCGGGACAGGCCCCGGCCCCGAATCATCCGCCCGGGTCAGCCCATGA
- the kdpC gene encoding K(+)-transporting ATPase subunit C, with protein MNRPAGNTARILGAALRALLVLTVLCGVLYPLAVTGLAQGLFPHRANGSEASESGRVIGSSLIGQRYDRPSEPGRAAEPDLGWFQPRPSGGLSGNTLNTQYRLLVSGATNLAGDNARLIASVEAARAAVVRDNSVPGHPVRPPDVPPDAVTSSGSGLDPDISPAYARLQVRRVAERRHLPVGEVTKLVERHTQGRVLGFVGEPRVNVLALNSALRELVGRRP; from the coding sequence ATGAACCGCCCGGCGGGCAACACCGCCCGGATCCTCGGTGCCGCTCTGCGTGCCCTCCTCGTCCTCACCGTCCTGTGCGGGGTGCTCTATCCGCTGGCCGTCACCGGCCTGGCCCAGGGGCTCTTCCCCCATCGGGCGAACGGCTCCGAGGCCAGCGAGTCCGGCCGGGTCATCGGCTCGTCGCTCATCGGCCAGCGCTACGACCGGCCGTCCGAGCCGGGGCGCGCGGCGGAGCCCGATCTCGGCTGGTTCCAGCCGCGCCCCTCCGGCGGCCTCTCCGGCAACACCCTCAACACCCAGTACCGGCTGCTCGTCTCCGGGGCGACGAACCTCGCCGGGGACAACGCCAGGCTGATCGCGTCGGTGGAGGCGGCCAGGGCGGCCGTCGTCAGGGACAACTCCGTCCCGGGCCATCCGGTCAGGCCCCCCGATGTGCCCCCCGACGCGGTCACCTCCTCGGGCTCGGGGCTCGACCCGGACATCTCGCCCGCGTACGCCCGGCTCCAGGTCCGCCGGGTCGCGGAACGCCGTCACCTCCCCGTAGGGGAGGTGACGAAGCTGGTCGAGCGGCACACCCAGGGGCGGGTGCTCGGCTTCGTGGGGGAGCCGCGGGTCAATGTGCTCGCGCTCAACTCGGCGCTGCGCGAACTGGTGGGGCGCCGGCCCTAG
- the kdpF gene encoding K(+)-transporting ATPase subunit F, producing MTAENIVGLVVAVALLGYLVLALLFPERF from the coding sequence GTGACCGCCGAGAACATCGTCGGCCTCGTCGTGGCCGTCGCCCTGCTGGGCTATCTCGTCCTCGCGCTCCTCTTCCCCGAGAGGTTCTGA